In one window of Leptospira sp. GIMC2001 DNA:
- a CDS encoding STAS domain-containing protein codes for MSFTVNKIKNHTVIRFEGALDIYSAPAIKKEIHKLVDDGIDSLVFDMINIKLLDSSGIALLANLQKRMKTEEGNFYLLNVNPDVLVILKLSSLDKFFTIFSSDKDLP; via the coding sequence ATGAGCTTTACAGTCAATAAAATCAAAAATCACACTGTTATTAGATTCGAAGGGGCATTAGACATTTATTCTGCACCAGCTATTAAGAAAGAGATTCACAAGCTAGTCGACGATGGAATTGATTCCCTTGTTTTTGATATGATCAATATTAAGCTGTTGGATTCTTCAGGAATAGCTTTACTCGCCAATCTACAAAAAAGAATGAAAACCGAAGAAGGCAATTTTTATCTTTTAAATGTGAATCCTGATGTTTTGGTCATTTTGAAGCTTTCATCTTTAGATAAATTTTTTACAATTTTTAGTTCGGATAAAGATCTACCTTAA
- a CDS encoding sensor domain-containing diguanylate cyclase: MNILILDESSKNAERIKTGLIDANLVFKLEIGINWESAIELLQTQVWSSIVCNENFAQKPWKDLLLYIRKIFPSTNLTFIVEKDFKNSLEILKAGADDILYLDDLERFSYILKREIYSQKEAERKGLLLTQLENSFREIQFQKFSLDQAAIVSISDKDGNLSYVNDKFCKISGYKREEVTGKSHRILDANSHDSIFWDNFYSTISNGKVWNGEIKNKKKDGSYYWVDMTLVPFIDASNKAYKYVAIQFDITNRILAEEQLTRDAFYDPLTELPNRALFLTKIEQQIFNRNINRNIKIAIVIINLDRFKRINNSMGFYAGDLLINRLKEIFVSLETNILISTARLGGDSFGFLLSGTELDKILVQQFIDQIKTILERPIQILDKEIFVTFSSGVAFLGEGGSDGEELAKNAEIAMFQSKETSKSDLVFFIQVC, encoded by the coding sequence ATGAATATCCTAATCTTGGATGAAAGCTCGAAAAATGCTGAGAGAATTAAAACTGGTCTGATAGATGCAAATTTGGTTTTTAAGCTTGAAATTGGAATAAATTGGGAATCAGCAATCGAACTTTTACAAACGCAAGTTTGGAGTTCAATCGTCTGCAATGAGAATTTTGCTCAAAAACCATGGAAAGATCTTTTATTATATATCCGAAAGATTTTTCCATCTACCAATCTTACTTTTATTGTTGAAAAAGATTTCAAAAATAGCTTAGAAATACTTAAAGCTGGTGCAGATGACATTTTGTATCTAGATGATCTGGAACGATTCTCATATATTTTAAAAAGAGAAATCTATTCTCAGAAGGAAGCCGAAAGAAAGGGATTACTCCTAACTCAATTGGAGAACTCATTTAGAGAAATTCAATTTCAAAAGTTCTCACTCGATCAAGCGGCAATAGTTTCAATATCTGATAAAGACGGAAATCTATCCTATGTTAATGATAAATTCTGTAAAATATCGGGATATAAAAGAGAAGAGGTCACAGGCAAATCCCATAGAATTTTAGATGCTAATTCCCATGATTCAATTTTTTGGGATAATTTCTACTCAACGATTTCAAACGGAAAAGTATGGAATGGTGAGATAAAAAACAAAAAAAAAGATGGTTCTTATTACTGGGTTGATATGACTTTAGTTCCATTTATAGATGCATCAAACAAAGCATATAAATATGTAGCAATTCAATTCGATATTACAAACAGAATTCTTGCTGAAGAACAATTAACCCGAGATGCATTCTATGATCCGTTGACTGAATTGCCTAATAGAGCATTATTTCTAACCAAGATTGAACAACAGATATTCAATCGTAACATCAATCGAAATATAAAAATTGCTATTGTCATTATCAATCTAGATCGGTTCAAGAGAATCAATAACTCTATGGGTTTTTATGCAGGTGATCTACTAATCAATCGACTTAAAGAAATATTCGTTAGTTTAGAAACCAATATCTTGATATCAACCGCAAGATTAGGAGGAGATAGCTTTGGTTTTCTTCTTAGTGGAACGGAATTAGACAAAATCCTTGTTCAACAATTTATTGATCAGATTAAAACCATCCTTGAGCGCCCAATTCAAATTTTGGATAAAGAAATTTTTGTTACCTTTTCTTCTGGTGTGGCTTTTCTTGGAGAAGGTGGAAGTGACGGAGAAGAACTTGCAAAGAATGCAGAAATTGCAATGTTTCAAAGCAAAGAAACTTCTAAATCAGATTTAGTTTTTTTCATACAAGTATGTTAG